A window of Phenylobacterium sp. NIBR 498073 genomic DNA:
GCAAGGCGCTGCGGCTGGCGACGCTGGACAGTGAAAAGTACTTCGGCCGCGAGCATCAGCTGGGCTCGATCGAGCGCGGCAAGCTGGCCGATTTCTTCCTGGTCGAGGGCGATCCGACCGCCGACATCAGCAACATCCGCAAGATCCGCATGACCATGCGCGGCGGCGTCGCCTACTACCCAGCCGAGATCTACGAGCACCTGAACGTCAAGCCGTTCAGCGCTCCGCCGCCGGTGAGCGTCGCGAAGTAGGGGGCGTCAGCGGGGGCATGATGAGCTTCTGTGACGAAGGGCCCAGCTAACGGACCCCTTCCGTCTCCTTGGGCGCGGAGACCTTGCGGGTCTTGGCTTGGGCCTTGGGTTTGGGGAGCAGGCGGAAGCGGGGCTGGCGCCAGGCGTAGTTGATGCCGACGTCGAGCAGGGCGTCGGATCGGCCGCAGGGGCAGGCGAACCCCATGACCCCGATGACGCGATAGGTCTCGCCGGCCTGAGGGGCACGGGGCGGCCGGTGACATGGTTGGGGGCGGCGTTGACGCAGAGAACGAGATCGCCAGGGCCGACAGCGTCACCCATGGCTTCATTTCCTAGCCTGGCAAGTCTAGACCCGGAGCGGGCAGGCGCAAGGGCGCGTTTCCGGCGGAGCTGGCCCTTAGCCCTGTTCGGCGGCGGCCTGCCGGACGGGACGCTGCGACGGCTGCGGCTTCCAGCGTAGCGCGCGCTTTTCCAGGAGGTGCCAGGAGGCGTAGCCGAGCAGCGCCGCGACGAACGTGCTGAGCGCGAAGAGCGCATGCCAGGAGATCGCGCCGACGCCGCCGGCCAGCGCCACCAAGGTCTGCTGAACCGGCCATCCGTAGAGGTACATCCCGTAGGAAATGTCGCCGAACCCCTTGAGGTCGGGCAGGCTCCAGCGGCGGGCGGTCGCGAGCATCAGCAGCGGATATGCGCCGTAGAGTGGGAAGAGGCCGAAGCTCTGGTCCGTCGCGATCGCGAGGCCGAGCAAGGCTGCGCACGGCAACAGCGGCCAGACCGGCAGGCGCTGCTGTCGCCTCCAGACGAAGAACACCAGCGCCCCGGCAAAGAAGGAGGCTGCGACCAGCAGGAAGTTGCTGATCGGCTCGGGCGCGGCGTCCGCGTTCCAGAGGCTGAGCGCCGGCAAGGTCAGCAGCAGCAACAGGGCCATCACCGGCCAGCGCAGCAGGCGCAGCGCGAACAGCAGGCCGACGATGACATAGCAGGCCAGCTCCTGCGGGATCGTCCAGAGGGAGCCGTTGAAGGTCCGGCCCATGTTGCGGGCGTCCGGGTAGAACTGGACGCTGGCGAGGTCGTAGGGCGTGCCGGGGTGCAGGATCGTCTTGATCGTGTGCTTCAGCGGAATGAGGTCCGCCAGGAAGCGGGCAGGCTCCATGCTGGTGAAGGCGAGGCCGAGCCCGAAGCTGGTCAGGGCCGCGCACGCCGCCAGCGCCGGATAGATCCGCAGCACCCGCGCCAGGGTGAAGCTGCGCAGCGTGCCGCTGTTGAAGGCGCTGCGGGTGATCAGGAAGCCGCTGATCACGAAGAAGACGCAGACCCCGTAGATGCCGAGGATGGTTCCGGTCAGCTGACGCCACGGCTCGTTCGCCTCGGTCCCTTGGGCCAGAAGGAACGAGTGGGAGAACAGGACCGCCGTGGCCGCGGCGATGCGCAGCCAGTCGAAGTTCGGATACCGGAACTGATGGGCGGTCTCGCCGCCGGTCGGACGCGCTCCGTCCGCTCCTGCCTTGTTCGCCGTCACTTCGCCCCGTGTCCCCGCAATCGTAGGGCGGTAGGACTGGCATGCGGCGAATTAAGAAGGTGTTGCTGCCCTTGATTGTGGGGCTGCTGCATGCAGCTTTGAGCGGTGGGCGCGGCCACGGGGAAGTTCCTGCCGCTGCTGCTGGGCTGCGGCGGCGAGATCTTGGCGGTGGAGCCGGTGGCGGCGATGCGCGAGCAGCTGACCGCGGCGTTCCCGCAGGTCGAGGCGCTGGCTTGAACGACGGAGGCCGTCCCGCTGCCGGACGCCTCGGTCGACGCGGTGGTCTGCGCCCAGGCTCGGTCGTGTGCAAGTGAAGTCGCTTGGTCCGCAAGCCGTCCATGCGGATGTCGGCTGGCGGCGCGCCGATCCTTTGCAGATTGGCCCGCCCCTTCTAGATTGGACGTCGTTGTCGGAGCTCGACGGCGTCAGCGGGGATCATGACCGTCTCAGCCAAGGATCAGCTTGCTCTGATGGCCCGCTATCATGGGTGGGCGACCAAGCGTTTGCTGGCGTCCATCGAACCCATGCCCGAGGACGCCTATCGCCGGCCCTGCGGGCTGTTCTTCCAGTCGGTGCACGGCACGTTGAACCACCTGCTGCTCACGGACAGCGACATCTGGTATCCTAGGTTCGCCGGGGCTGCGACGGGAAGCCTCGCGCTGGACGCCGAGATCGAAGGCGATCGGGCCAAGTTGGCGTCCCGACTGGTCGCGGCGACGGCCAGGTGGCGCGAACATGTCGAGAGCCTGAGCGAGGCTGCGCTGGCCGAGAATCTGCGCTTCACGATGACCACCGGGCAGGCGCGCACATTGCCGATGCCGGCGGCGCTGCTCCATGTCTTCAATCACGCGACGCATCACCGGGGCCAGATCACCGCCGCGATGTCGATGATGGGCTTCGAGTATCAGCCGCTCGATCTGGCTCAGCTGATCTTCGCGGAACAAGCGTCATCCGCGCCCAGATGAACGCTGGCTGCCCATTGCGGAGAGGTACGGCGATGGAACTGAAAATCCCGATCTCGTACGGCCAGCTATGCGTGTTCGATCCATCGTTCGACGCCCCGTACAACGCGTGGGCGGACGATCATGTCGCGCAGGGGTTTTCGTGGCGACCTGGCAGTGTCTCGTTCGCCGTGGATGACGATTGCGCCTTGGCGGTGGTGAAGGTCGCTGTGGCCGACGGCCCGCCGCAACTCGACGCAGCCGAGAGCGCGATCAGGACGCCTTTCGTGGCGGCGGCGACTGGGACAGTCGAGATCGGGAGCATTCTGTCGGGATTTGAGGTCGCGCTCCCGCCTGGTCCTTACGCGCTCTACTTCCTGACCCCTCGGGGTGAGACCCAACCGTTTCAGCTGATCTTCGTCCCGGCGGACGAAGTCACGCCGGCTGTCCTGAAGGAAGGCCGCAATGCGAAGATCCAGTCGCACTATCTGATGGAAGCGAGCCCCGCATAGTCGGCCGGGACATCGGACGGCCGCGCTCGACCCCGTCGCCGAAGTCGACCTAAGGTTCCCGCCCAAGGGTGAGCGCCGGGGGCGTCATGCAGAATGTGATGGTCTATCTCGTCGGGCCGCCCGGCGTCGGCAAGTACACGGTCGGCAAGCTGGTCGCCGAGCAGCTCTCGGCCAAGCTGCTGGACAACCACTTCTGGAGCAATCCGATCCTCGAGGTGGTCGAGCCGGACGGGCGCGTGCTGCCCGCCGGAGTGTGGGACCGGACCGACGACGTGCTGGCCGCGGTGCTGGAGACGGTCGCGCGGTTCGGGCCGGCCGGGCGCAACTATGTGTTCACCCACGCGGTGTCGGACGCCGGCGGACACCCTCTGGACTGGATCATCGCCGGCCGGATCCTCGGGGCCGCCGAGCGCCGGGGCGCCAGCCTGTTGGTCGTCCGGCTGGCGTGCGGCGAAGCGCAGCTGCGGGAGCGGATCTCCAATGAGGAGCGGCGCGGCAGGTACAAGACCACGGACGCCGGGCAGGCCGGGGCGCTGGCCGGCCTCGACCCGTTCCCGATCAACCACGACTGGGTCCTCGACCTGGAAATAAGCGGGCTCGGAGCGGCGGAGAGCGCCGACCGGATCGCGGCGGAGCTTAAGTCCCG
This region includes:
- a CDS encoding acyltransferase is translated as MTANKAGADGARPTGGETAHQFRYPNFDWLRIAAATAVLFSHSFLLAQGTEANEPWRQLTGTILGIYGVCVFFVISGFLITRSAFNSGTLRSFTLARVLRIYPALAACAALTSFGLGLAFTSMEPARFLADLIPLKHTIKTILHPGTPYDLASVQFYPDARNMGRTFNGSLWTIPQELACYVIVGLLFALRLLRWPVMALLLLLTLPALSLWNADAAPEPISNFLLVAASFFAGALVFFVWRRQQRLPVWPLLPCAALLGLAIATDQSFGLFPLYGAYPLLMLATARRWSLPDLKGFGDISYGMYLYGWPVQQTLVALAGGVGAISWHALFALSTFVAALLGYASWHLLEKRALRWKPQPSQRPVRQAAAEQG
- a CDS encoding DinB family protein, producing the protein MTVSAKDQLALMARYHGWATKRLLASIEPMPEDAYRRPCGLFFQSVHGTLNHLLLTDSDIWYPRFAGAATGSLALDAEIEGDRAKLASRLVAATARWREHVESLSEAALAENLRFTMTTGQARTLPMPAALLHVFNHATHHRGQITAAMSMMGFEYQPLDLAQLIFAEQASSAPR
- the comJ gene encoding competence protein ComJ gives rise to the protein MELKIPISYGQLCVFDPSFDAPYNAWADDHVAQGFSWRPGSVSFAVDDDCALAVVKVAVADGPPQLDAAESAIRTPFVAAATGTVEIGSILSGFEVALPPGPYALYFLTPRGETQPFQLIFVPADEVTPAVLKEGRNAKIQSHYLMEASPA
- a CDS encoding AAA family ATPase, with amino-acid sequence MQNVMVYLVGPPGVGKYTVGKLVAEQLSAKLLDNHFWSNPILEVVEPDGRVLPAGVWDRTDDVLAAVLETVARFGPAGRNYVFTHAVSDAGGHPLDWIIAGRILGAAERRGASLLVVRLACGEAQLRERISNEERRGRYKTTDAGQAGALAGLDPFPINHDWVLDLEISGLGAAESADRIAAELKSRLPS